The DNA window TCCGGAAAAATGCATCGTCTGCAATCAATGCATGAACATTTGTCCGACGGAATGCATCCAGCTGACCGGGAAAAAACATCCCGATCCGACGAAAAAAGGGAAAGTGATTGAGACGTACAACATTAACTTTGAAATTTGCATTTTATGCGATTTATGCACGGAAGTCTGTCCGACGGAAGCGATTGTCATGACGAACAACTTCGAACTCGCTGAATACAGCCGCGATGCCCTCTACAAAGATTTGACTTGGCTCGATGAAAATGACACGAACGTAAGAAGGGAGAATAAGCCGTGAGCGGAACTGACATTGCTTTTTTCCTGCTCGCCCTTGCGGCCATTGCCGGCGGGGTGACGATGCTTCAACTGACGAATGTCGTTCACATGGTCATCGCCCTCGTCATGACGTTTTTAGGCATCGCCGGGCTGTACGTCCTTCTTTCCGCCGAGTTTGTCGCCGTTGTTCAAGTGCTTATTTATTCCGGAGCCATCACGATCATTATGCTGTTTGCGATCATGCTGA is part of the Geobacillus sp. 46C-IIa genome and encodes:
- the nuoI gene encoding NADH-quinone oxidoreductase subunit NuoI, with amino-acid sequence MIGLVKGLAYTLKELTREKVTYDYPHEPLPLPDRFRGIQKFYPEKCIVCNQCMNICPTECIQLTGKKHPDPTKKGKVIETYNINFEICILCDLCTEVCPTEAIVMTNNFELAEYSRDALYKDLTWLDENDTNVRRENKP